The following are encoded together in the Deinococcus aerolatus genome:
- a CDS encoding PucR family transcriptional regulator has protein sequence MPTLGEVRRRLGQPGDNGDSRSFREPAEAARLLPDQPASEVTEAAAALLAQAALGAVGVTTLLTALRGAALSAQPERELVRLAVRWTGGFAEIQTSWGDTVASAGKRSGQAALVKETLRLEQGGRHVGALSVAFAPEWRGLGEVLAEYALLARLRTAAAGAARRRVGERMLDALLSGQPGEGGGLGGEAFALAAATLPPTVADQAQALDLLAAVGEGYFSERRLVGHATVRGGQAVWLWTTLDLAREARELYVALGASTALDVRLGVSSRHSGASADTPVSVQNAFAQARQALGATRPERACTVFHEIDPLHALLADGSLTVLAAQVGAQLAAVGDDGRTVQTLRAYLAHRGPLSTLARALGVHPNTLRYRLRRAEELLGGRLDDPALLARLYLAFHSESGQDAQLLVT, from the coding sequence ATGCCCACCCTTGGAGAAGTGCGCCGTCGCCTGGGCCAGCCTGGAGACAACGGCGATTCCCGGTCTTTTCGGGAGCCGGCCGAGGCTGCGCGGCTGTTGCCGGACCAGCCCGCTTCCGAAGTGACAGAGGCGGCCGCGGCCCTTCTGGCCCAGGCGGCGCTGGGGGCAGTGGGCGTGACCACCCTGCTCACGGCCCTGCGCGGCGCGGCCCTGTCGGCGCAGCCGGAGCGGGAACTGGTGCGGCTGGCCGTTCGCTGGACCGGGGGGTTTGCCGAGATCCAGACCAGCTGGGGGGACACGGTTGCGTCAGCGGGCAAACGGTCTGGACAGGCCGCGCTTGTCAAGGAGACGCTGCGGCTGGAGCAGGGTGGGCGTCACGTTGGGGCACTGAGCGTCGCTTTCGCTCCCGAGTGGCGGGGGCTGGGCGAGGTGCTGGCTGAATACGCCCTGCTGGCCCGTCTGCGAACAGCGGCGGCGGGCGCGGCGCGGCGGCGGGTGGGGGAGAGGATGCTCGACGCACTGCTGTCGGGTCAGCCTGGCGAGGGCGGCGGACTGGGTGGGGAGGCCTTTGCGCTGGCGGCGGCCACGCTGCCGCCCACCGTCGCGGATCAGGCGCAGGCGCTGGACCTGCTGGCCGCCGTGGGTGAGGGCTACTTCAGCGAGCGGCGGCTGGTGGGGCACGCCACGGTCCGGGGGGGGCAGGCGGTGTGGCTGTGGACCACCCTGGACCTGGCCCGCGAGGCGCGCGAACTGTACGTGGCGCTGGGCGCCTCGACGGCGCTGGACGTGCGGCTGGGGGTGAGCAGCCGGCATTCCGGCGCCTCGGCCGACACGCCGGTAAGCGTTCAGAACGCCTTCGCGCAGGCGCGGCAGGCTCTGGGGGCCACCCGGCCGGAGCGGGCCTGCACGGTGTTCCACGAAATAGACCCCCTGCACGCCTTGCTCGCAGACGGCAGCCTGACGGTGCTGGCCGCGCAGGTGGGCGCCCAGCTCGCGGCGGTGGGGGACGACGGGCGTACCGTTCAGACGCTGCGGGCGTACCTGGCACACCGGGGACCGCTGTCCACGCTGGCCCGCGCACTGGGCGTCCATCCCAATACCCTGCGCTACCGCCTGCGCCGCGCCGAAGAACTGCTGGGCGGCCGTCTCGATGACCCGGCCCTGCTGGCGCGCCTGTACCTGGCCTTTCACTCCGAATCCGGGCAGGACGCGCAGTTGCTCGTCACGTGA
- a CDS encoding fumarylacetoacetate hydrolase family protein, translating into MKNARFIAGGRRLNGHLQDGKLIDAAGVAHAPDDVQFLLPVEPPKVIALALNYNDHAGELGLTQPKEPALFWKPNTTLLPHRGSVIYPRGAEFMHYEVELGVIIGRDARRVKAADAMDYVGGYTIGNDLVVRDYVTNTFRPPMRGKGWDTFGPLGPYYVTADEIADPHDLKLTAHVNGDLRQEGSTRDMIFSIPELIEHISRFMTLQKDDVILTGTPKGISHVRPGDVMTLEVQGLGTLINDIVEEDEGAEPIQGKESKEGEWDGR; encoded by the coding sequence ATGAAAAATGCCCGCTTTATCGCAGGAGGCCGCCGCCTGAACGGCCACCTGCAGGATGGAAAACTGATTGACGCCGCCGGCGTCGCGCACGCTCCCGACGATGTTCAGTTCCTGCTGCCCGTTGAGCCGCCCAAGGTGATCGCCCTGGCGCTGAACTACAACGACCACGCCGGAGAGCTGGGCCTGACGCAACCCAAGGAACCCGCGCTATTCTGGAAGCCTAACACCACCCTGCTGCCGCACCGGGGCAGCGTGATCTACCCTCGCGGCGCGGAGTTCATGCATTACGAAGTGGAGCTCGGCGTGATCATCGGGCGCGACGCCCGGCGCGTGAAGGCCGCCGACGCCATGGATTACGTGGGCGGCTACACCATCGGCAACGATCTGGTGGTGCGCGACTACGTCACCAATACCTTCCGCCCCCCGATGCGTGGCAAGGGCTGGGACACTTTTGGACCGCTGGGACCGTATTACGTGACCGCCGACGAGATTGCCGATCCACACGATCTGAAACTGACCGCGCATGTCAACGGCGACCTGCGCCAGGAAGGGTCGACACGCGACATGATCTTTTCCATCCCCGAGCTGATCGAACATATCTCGCGCTTCATGACGCTGCAAAAAGACGACGTGATTCTGACCGGCACGCCCAAGGGCATCTCGCACGTGCGCCCCGGCGACGTAATGACCCTGGAAGTTCAGGGGCTGGGCACGCTGATCAACGACATTGTCGAGGAGGACGAGGGCGCCGAACCCATTCAGGGCAAGGAAAGCAAGGAAGGCGAGTGGGACGGACGATGA
- a CDS encoding nitroreductase family protein — MIPNLPPPAGVGPGHPAPEFDPLEFLRLSPQDTLARAQAFYSEMNARRTTRQFSRDPVPQAVIEWAVRTAGTAPSGAHRQPWRFVAVQDGGLKARLREAVEAEEYKTYTQRMPAEWRAALAPLGTDHIKEHLTDAPWVIVVFREKYGVGADGTRIKNYYTVESASIAVGLLIAAVHHAGLVTLTHTPNPMGFLAELLGRPSNEEALVVMPVGYPAPDATVPRLTRKPLNEIFQVDRGSAGRPRIEP, encoded by the coding sequence ATGATTCCCAATTTGCCTCCACCGGCCGGGGTTGGCCCTGGCCACCCCGCACCGGAATTCGATCCGCTTGAATTCCTTCGCCTGTCGCCGCAGGACACGTTGGCGCGGGCCCAGGCCTTTTACTCGGAAATGAACGCCCGGCGCACCACCCGGCAGTTCAGCCGTGATCCGGTCCCCCAGGCGGTGATCGAATGGGCCGTGCGGACCGCAGGAACCGCTCCCAGCGGCGCGCACCGTCAGCCCTGGCGCTTCGTGGCCGTTCAGGACGGGGGCCTCAAGGCGCGGCTGCGAGAAGCGGTGGAGGCCGAGGAATACAAAACCTACACCCAGCGCATGCCCGCAGAGTGGCGCGCGGCCCTGGCTCCGCTGGGCACCGATCACATCAAAGAGCACCTGACCGACGCGCCGTGGGTGATCGTCGTGTTCCGCGAGAAATACGGCGTGGGCGCGGACGGCACGCGGATTAAGAACTACTACACGGTGGAAAGCGCGTCGATTGCCGTGGGCCTGCTGATTGCCGCCGTGCACCACGCCGGACTGGTCACCCTGACCCACACGCCCAACCCGATGGGCTTCCTGGCCGAACTGCTGGGCCGTCCCAGCAACGAGGAGGCGCTGGTGGTCATGCCGGTGGGCTACCCGGCCCCGGACGCCACCGTTCCGAGGCTGACCCGCAAGCCACTCAACGAGATTTTCCAGGTGGACCGGGGCAGTGCCGGGCGCCCCCGGATTGAACCCTGA
- the hpaD gene encoding 3,4-dihydroxyphenylacetate 2,3-dioxygenase, with product MTEAGRPNIIRIAHAVFTVKNLEASREFYVDLLGMNVLHEEPGALYLRGVEDREWTLKLEEKGTSTVRHLAYRVHGEGDLDALVALAEREGLPHRWEEELDRPRLLRMQDPFGVPVAFYHVSQKYPWLLQDFHLHRGPGLQRVDHVNVMVPDVEQTMRWYMDTLGFRLSEYTVDEQERYWAAWIQRRGGVHDLALTNGPGPRLHHWAYWMPDAMSILRTCDILAGARQPERIERGPGRHGVSNAFFLYVRDPDGHRIELYTSDYITVDPDFEPIRWLRDDPRRQTLWGARTPRSWFEEASEMEAFDGGTVPPVAGELTGIPIHVI from the coding sequence ATGACTGAAGCCGGTCGGCCGAACATCATTCGCATCGCCCACGCCGTTTTCACCGTCAAGAATCTGGAGGCCAGCCGCGAGTTCTACGTTGATCTGCTGGGCATGAACGTCCTTCACGAGGAGCCGGGCGCGCTGTACCTGCGCGGCGTGGAAGACCGCGAGTGGACGCTGAAGCTGGAAGAAAAGGGCACCTCTACCGTGCGTCACCTGGCCTACCGGGTGCACGGTGAGGGCGATCTGGACGCGCTGGTGGCCCTGGCCGAGCGCGAGGGTCTCCCCCACCGCTGGGAGGAGGAGTTGGACCGCCCCCGGCTGCTGCGAATGCAGGACCCCTTCGGTGTGCCGGTGGCCTTCTACCACGTCAGCCAGAAGTACCCGTGGCTGCTGCAGGACTTCCACCTGCACCGGGGACCGGGCCTGCAGCGCGTCGACCACGTCAATGTGATGGTGCCGGACGTGGAACAGACCATGCGCTGGTACATGGATACCCTGGGCTTCCGCCTGTCCGAGTACACCGTGGACGAGCAGGAACGCTACTGGGCTGCCTGGATTCAGCGTCGCGGCGGCGTGCACGATCTGGCCCTGACCAATGGCCCCGGTCCCCGGCTGCACCACTGGGCCTACTGGATGCCCGACGCCATGTCCATCCTGCGGACCTGCGACATTCTCGCGGGCGCGCGGCAGCCCGAGCGCATAGAGCGTGGACCCGGGCGGCACGGCGTGTCCAACGCCTTCTTCCTGTATGTCCGGGACCCGGACGGCCACCGCATCGAGCTGTACACCAGCGACTACATCACCGTCGACCCGGACTTCGAGCCTATCCGCTGGCTGCGCGACGACCCGCGCCGCCAGACGCTGTGGGGGGCCAGAACGCCGCGCAGCTGGTTTGAGGAGGCGTCCGAGATGGAGGCCTTTGACGGAGGCACGGTGCCGCCGGTGGCCGGGGAACTCACCGGCATTCCCATCCACGTGATCTGA
- a CDS encoding flavin-containing monooxygenase yields the protein MEGSRINALLDAVVIGAGTAGLATAYWLQRRGLSFTVLEAGDTASGAWPSYYDSLTLFTPARHSALPGLPFGGDPDHYPTRAETIAYLQTYAAHFGFPVAREAQVVQVRPHGGGFDVKAADGRVWRARAVVCASGTFRQPNWPDLPGANAFGGQTLHSSQYRRPAPFAGQRVIVVGAGNSAAQIAAELGQAARVTLASRRPPQLFPQRPLGQDLTDWLAWSGVEQLPLGVFGRVPDAQPVIAVPGLRAALDSGNPDLRSLFTAFTPTGVRWPDGQQEAVDSVIYATGYRWDGSYLPHAALGRRGQPQQRLGVSATHRGLYFVGLPGQRTVASGTIRAAGPDARYVVTRLAHHLETPHAQN from the coding sequence ATGGAAGGCTCCAGAATAAACGCCCTGCTGGACGCCGTGGTGATCGGGGCCGGGACGGCGGGGCTGGCGACGGCATACTGGCTGCAGCGGCGCGGGCTGAGCTTCACCGTACTGGAGGCGGGCGACACGGCCAGCGGCGCCTGGCCCAGCTACTACGACAGTCTGACGCTGTTCACACCCGCCCGGCATTCCGCGCTGCCGGGTCTGCCGTTTGGCGGTGACCCGGACCACTACCCCACGCGCGCTGAAACGATTGCCTACCTGCAGACCTACGCCGCCCACTTCGGCTTTCCGGTGGCCCGGGAAGCGCAGGTGGTCCAGGTCAGGCCGCACGGTGGCGGGTTCGATGTCAAGGCGGCGGACGGACGGGTCTGGCGCGCGCGGGCTGTGGTGTGCGCCTCGGGAACTTTCAGGCAGCCGAACTGGCCGGATCTGCCGGGAGCGAACGCCTTCGGGGGACAGACGCTGCACTCGTCGCAGTACCGTCGGCCCGCGCCCTTCGCCGGACAGCGCGTGATTGTCGTGGGAGCCGGCAATTCTGCGGCACAGATCGCCGCCGAGCTGGGCCAGGCCGCGCGGGTGACGCTGGCCTCGCGCCGACCGCCGCAGCTCTTCCCGCAACGTCCGCTGGGGCAGGACCTGACCGACTGGCTGGCGTGGTCCGGCGTCGAGCAGCTTCCCCTCGGCGTGTTCGGACGCGTGCCGGACGCGCAGCCCGTGATCGCCGTGCCAGGCCTGCGTGCGGCGCTGGACAGCGGGAATCCGGACCTGCGTTCCCTGTTTACGGCCTTTACGCCCACGGGCGTCCGCTGGCCGGACGGGCAGCAGGAAGCCGTCGACAGCGTGATCTACGCCACTGGGTACCGCTGGGACGGCAGCTATCTGCCGCACGCGGCCCTTGGCCGGCGCGGCCAGCCGCAGCAGCGGCTGGGGGTAAGCGCCACACACCGCGGGTTATATTTCGTCGGCCTGCCCGGTCAGCGCACTGTGGCGTCCGGGACCATCCGTGCGGCGGGACCGGACGCCCGGTACGTCGTCACGCGGCTGGCCCACCACCTGGAGACCCCCCATGCCCAGAACTAG
- a CDS encoding ABC transporter substrate-binding protein, with translation MKTRLLLTALLACSSLSFAEIRVGVIVSATGPAASLGIPERNTVALMPQTIGGQKIIYTILDDASDTTAAVTSARKLIQDNKVDIIVGTTTTPASLAMIDVVSEAKVPMISLAASETIIKPVDAKRQWVFKTPQTDAIMASAIVQHMQQNKIKTVGYIGFNDAYGEGWLAELKKNAAQRGIKVVAEERYGRSDTSVTGQVLKVLAAKPDAVLVGASGVPSVLPQKTLGDRGYAGKIYQTHGVANADFLRVGGKDVEGAILPAGPVLVADQLPDTNPNKKVGLNYASLYEAKYGKDSVSTFGAHMWDAGLLMQKAIPVALKKAKPGTAEFRSALRDALEGTRNVIGAHGIFNLSATDHLGLDARSRVMVEVVDGKWKLIK, from the coding sequence ATGAAAACCCGTTTACTGCTGACCGCCCTGCTGGCCTGCTCCTCTCTCTCCTTTGCCGAGATCCGCGTGGGCGTGATTGTGTCGGCCACCGGCCCCGCCGCCAGCCTGGGCATTCCGGAGCGCAACACCGTGGCGCTGATGCCGCAGACCATCGGCGGTCAGAAGATCATCTACACCATCCTGGATGATGCCAGCGACACCACCGCCGCCGTGACCAGCGCCCGCAAGCTGATTCAGGACAACAAGGTGGACATCATCGTGGGGACCACCACCACGCCCGCCTCGCTGGCCATGATCGACGTGGTTTCCGAGGCCAAGGTGCCGATGATCAGCCTGGCCGCCTCCGAGACCATCATCAAGCCGGTGGATGCCAAGCGGCAGTGGGTGTTCAAGACGCCGCAGACCGACGCAATCATGGCCTCCGCGATTGTGCAGCACATGCAGCAGAACAAGATCAAGACGGTGGGATACATCGGCTTTAATGACGCCTACGGCGAGGGCTGGCTGGCCGAACTGAAAAAGAACGCCGCCCAGCGTGGCATCAAGGTGGTGGCCGAGGAGCGCTACGGCCGCAGCGACACCAGCGTGACCGGGCAGGTTCTTAAGGTGCTGGCCGCCAAGCCGGATGCCGTGCTGGTTGGCGCATCCGGGGTGCCTTCGGTGCTGCCGCAGAAGACCCTGGGAGACCGGGGCTACGCGGGCAAGATCTACCAGACCCACGGCGTCGCCAATGCGGACTTCCTGCGGGTGGGCGGCAAGGACGTTGAAGGCGCGATTCTGCCGGCCGGCCCGGTGCTGGTGGCCGATCAGCTGCCCGACACCAACCCCAACAAGAAAGTGGGCCTGAACTACGCCAGCCTGTACGAGGCCAAGTACGGTAAGGACAGCGTTTCGACGTTTGGGGCGCACATGTGGGACGCTGGCCTGCTGATGCAAAAGGCCATTCCAGTGGCCCTCAAAAAAGCCAAACCCGGCACTGCCGAATTCCGCAGCGCCCTGCGTGACGCCCTGGAAGGCACGCGCAACGTGATCGGCGCGCACGGCATCTTCAACCTGTCGGCCACCGATCACCTGGGTCTGGACGCCCGCAGCCGCGTGATGGTCGAGGTCGTGGACGGGAAGTGGAAGCTGATCAAGTGA
- a CDS encoding dihydrolipoyl dehydrogenase family protein, translated as MTLQPDPSPPTAQNYSWAVPPDTGHTPLKADVAVIGAGSGGLTAALLAAAGGKRVVLIERERTGGECTFTGCVPSKTLLALARTVHTARQSAALGLTVDGGPDWSTVRAQLRQVIDSFEDVDSPGSIEARGVQVVGGQAAFVSPHVLEVTRNGQTRTVMAEKFVLATGAQAIVPDIDGLGTVPFLTHETIFDVPERPAHLLVLGGGPIGCELSQAFARLGSRVTLVQRGPRLIDRDEPEASAALLQTLREDGVTVHLNADTLQAARTETGVRLQLEGGQALEGTHLLVAVGKAPRVKGLGLEVIGADFDRKGLKVRANMQSISCPYLWGAGDVVGGPMFTHGATERGTLAGLGTLAWWGKGLAALRAPAARVEDIPWVTYTEPEIAHWGLTEAQAVKQHGGRVVVVDYGFSHLDRARTEGAASADHRGFVKLVALKGLLGSPVGLRVVGAQVVGSRAGELIQMLSLPSRLNVHPAKLALLPVPYPTFGEAVRQTYLGLLVDSPAFGRRRPGRAGDHTQAPGPSATRPQGSRA; from the coding sequence ATGACACTTCAACCTGATCCCTCTCCACCCACCGCCCAAAACTACAGCTGGGCTGTTCCGCCCGACACGGGCCACACGCCCCTGAAAGCCGACGTGGCCGTGATCGGCGCGGGCTCCGGCGGTCTGACGGCCGCCCTGCTGGCGGCGGCTGGCGGCAAGCGCGTCGTGCTGATCGAACGTGAACGCACCGGCGGCGAGTGCACCTTTACCGGCTGCGTTCCGTCCAAGACGCTGCTGGCGCTGGCCCGAACGGTGCATACCGCCCGCCAGAGCGCCGCGCTGGGGCTGACCGTGGACGGCGGGCCCGACTGGAGCACCGTCCGCGCGCAGCTGCGTCAGGTGATCGACAGCTTCGAGGATGTCGACTCGCCCGGGTCCATTGAGGCGCGCGGCGTGCAGGTGGTGGGCGGTCAGGCGGCGTTCGTGTCGCCGCATGTGCTGGAGGTTACGCGGAACGGCCAGACCCGCACCGTCATGGCCGAGAAATTCGTGCTGGCGACGGGCGCGCAGGCAATCGTGCCGGACATTGATGGGCTCGGCACAGTGCCGTTCCTGACCCACGAGACTATTTTCGACGTGCCAGAGCGCCCCGCGCACCTGCTGGTGCTGGGCGGCGGCCCGATCGGCTGCGAACTGTCCCAGGCCTTTGCGCGGCTGGGCAGCCGCGTAACGCTGGTGCAGCGCGGCCCCCGCCTGATCGACCGGGACGAGCCCGAGGCGTCAGCGGCGCTGCTGCAAACCCTGCGGGAAGACGGCGTGACCGTCCACCTGAACGCTGACACGCTGCAGGCGGCGCGCACGGAGACCGGGGTGAGGTTGCAGCTCGAAGGTGGGCAGGCGTTGGAGGGCACACACCTGCTTGTTGCGGTGGGCAAGGCGCCGCGTGTGAAGGGCCTGGGCCTTGAGGTGATCGGTGCCGACTTTGACCGCAAGGGCTTGAAGGTCAGGGCCAACATGCAGTCCATTTCCTGCCCGTACCTGTGGGGGGCAGGCGACGTGGTAGGCGGGCCGATGTTCACGCACGGGGCCACCGAGCGCGGCACGCTGGCCGGGCTGGGCACGCTGGCGTGGTGGGGCAAGGGCCTGGCTGCCCTGCGCGCCCCCGCCGCGCGGGTGGAGGACATTCCCTGGGTCACCTACACCGAACCCGAGATCGCCCACTGGGGCTTGACCGAGGCGCAGGCCGTGAAGCAGCACGGTGGGCGGGTGGTGGTGGTGGATTACGGCTTTTCGCATCTGGACCGAGCCCGCACCGAAGGAGCGGCCTCGGCCGACCACCGGGGCTTCGTCAAGCTCGTCGCCCTCAAGGGCCTGCTGGGCTCACCCGTGGGGCTCAGGGTGGTGGGCGCGCAGGTGGTGGGCAGCCGCGCCGGAGAGCTGATCCAGATGCTCAGCCTGCCTTCCAGACTGAACGTTCATCCTGCGAAACTGGCGCTGCTCCCGGTGCCGTACCCCACCTTCGGCGAGGCGGTGCGGCAAACCTACCTGGGGCTACTGGTAGACAGCCCGGCTTTTGGCAGACGCCGCCCGGGCCGGGCTGGAGACCACACCCAAGCTCCGGGGCCTTCGGCCACTCGTCCACAGGGCAGCCGCGCCTGA
- the hpaB gene encoding 4-hydroxyphenylacetate 3-monooxygenase, oxygenase component: protein MAAITGQQFLDRLQTHPPTLYIDGERIADPTTHPSTRNMCQSLAGLYDLQHQPDLRDALTYEENGERHAISFMPPRSKEDLRRIAEAHRIRANYSLGFLGRAPDYMNANVMAAGMGADYFGQCEASRPGSERRDFAANMRRYYEFVRDNDLCLTHALTNPQVNRAKQASEMPDPYIALGVVEETEEGVVVRGARMMATLPIADEILVFPSTVLKENADKSRYAMGFGIPTNTPGLSFQCREPIDVGRDPEDHPLGSRFDEQDAFVIFDDVLVPWERVFLLYDVELANKAYAGTDAVLHMAYQVVNLKIAKTEAFLGTAQSIVDAIGSGQFQHVQSKVAEIIVMLEIMKGLEAAALADAEPNRYGVMTPARGPLDAARNYYPANHARLPELLQLLGASGIIMMPSKADREGPLGEQIAKYLQAGRATAEERLKLFRLAWDMSMSSFAGRQTLYERYFFGDPVRMHSALYEVFDKQPYVERIQAFLKREDKREAVAADD, encoded by the coding sequence ATGGCCGCCATCACCGGACAGCAGTTCCTGGACCGCCTTCAGACGCACCCGCCCACCCTCTACATCGACGGCGAACGAATCGCCGATCCCACCACCCATCCCTCCACCCGCAACATGTGCCAGTCGCTGGCCGGGCTGTATGACCTGCAACACCAGCCCGACCTGCGCGACGCCCTGACCTACGAGGAGAACGGCGAGCGACACGCCATCAGCTTCATGCCGCCGCGCAGCAAAGAAGACCTGCGGCGCATCGCCGAGGCCCACCGCATCCGCGCGAACTACTCGCTGGGCTTTCTGGGCCGCGCGCCGGACTACATGAACGCCAACGTGATGGCGGCAGGGATGGGGGCGGACTACTTCGGCCAGTGCGAAGCCAGCCGTCCCGGCAGCGAGAGGCGCGACTTTGCCGCCAACATGCGCCGCTACTACGAATTCGTGCGTGACAATGATCTGTGCCTGACCCACGCCCTGACCAATCCGCAGGTCAACCGTGCCAAGCAGGCCTCCGAGATGCCCGATCCGTACATTGCCCTGGGCGTGGTGGAGGAAACCGAGGAGGGGGTCGTGGTGCGCGGCGCGCGGATGATGGCGACGCTGCCGATTGCCGATGAGATCCTGGTGTTCCCATCCACGGTGCTGAAGGAAAATGCCGACAAGAGCCGCTATGCGATGGGCTTCGGCATTCCCACCAACACGCCGGGCCTGAGCTTTCAGTGCCGCGAGCCCATCGACGTGGGCCGGGATCCCGAGGACCACCCCCTGGGCAGCCGCTTTGACGAGCAGGACGCCTTCGTGATCTTTGACGACGTCCTGGTGCCGTGGGAGCGCGTGTTCCTGCTCTACGACGTGGAACTGGCCAACAAGGCTTACGCCGGCACCGACGCCGTGCTGCACATGGCCTATCAGGTGGTCAACCTCAAGATCGCCAAGACCGAGGCCTTCCTGGGCACCGCGCAGAGCATCGTGGACGCCATCGGCAGCGGGCAGTTTCAGCACGTTCAGAGCAAGGTGGCCGAGATCATCGTGATGCTCGAGATTATGAAGGGGCTGGAGGCGGCTGCGCTGGCCGATGCGGAGCCCAACAGGTACGGTGTGATGACCCCGGCACGTGGCCCGCTGGACGCCGCCCGCAACTATTACCCCGCCAACCACGCCCGCCTGCCGGAGCTTCTGCAACTGCTGGGCGCGTCTGGCATCATCATGATGCCCAGCAAGGCTGACCGTGAAGGGCCGCTGGGTGAGCAGATCGCCAAGTACCTGCAAGCGGGCCGCGCCACCGCCGAGGAACGGCTTAAGCTGTTCCGGCTGGCCTGGGACATGTCGATGAGCAGCTTCGCCGGGCGGCAAACGCTCTACGAGCGCTACTTCTTCGGTGACCCGGTGCGGATGCATTCGGCGCTGTACGAGGTGTTTGACAAGCAGCCCTACGTGGAGCGCATCCAGGCCTTCCTGAAGCGCGAGGACAAACGTGAGGCGGTGGCGGCAGATGACTGA
- the hpaE gene encoding 5-carboxymethyl-2-hydroxymuconate semialdehyde dehydrogenase: MTWTATHPNHDLAVQLRERRLSGGLQHFIGGQWTDSHSGETFETHSPADNSVLTTVASGDATDIDRAARAAHDAFQTWREVGGQERKKILHRVADLIEKRAQEIAVLESVDTGQAIRFMKSAAARGADNFRFFADRAPSAADGQSLPAPGFINYTLRQPMGPVGVITPWNTPFMLSTWKIAPALAAGCTVVHKPAEWSPVTATLLAEIMDEAGLPKGVHNLVHGFGESAGRALTEHPLIKAVAFVGETTTGSHIMRQGADTLKRVHFELGGKNPVVVFDDADLEKALDAVVFMIYSLNGERCTSSSRVLIQEGIYDEFTARIAERAKNIRVGDPLDPETEVGPLVHPRHFEKVMGYFDQAKKDGATIAAGGERVGHEGNFVSPTLFTAARNDMRIAQEEIFGPVLTAISFVDEAEALSLANDVQYGLAGYLWTNDLTRAHRFAQGLEAGMIWVNSENVRHLPTPFGGVKNSGIGRDGGDYSFEFYMETKNIAISLGTHKTARLGVGSPQPERDRADGRLAE; encoded by the coding sequence ATGACCTGGACTGCCACCCATCCCAACCACGACCTGGCCGTGCAGCTGCGCGAGCGCAGACTCAGCGGCGGCCTTCAGCACTTCATCGGCGGGCAGTGGACCGACTCGCACAGCGGCGAGACCTTCGAGACGCATTCGCCGGCCGACAACTCGGTTCTGACGACTGTCGCCAGTGGTGACGCCACTGACATCGACCGGGCCGCCCGCGCCGCCCACGACGCCTTTCAAACGTGGCGCGAGGTGGGCGGACAGGAACGCAAAAAGATTCTGCACCGGGTGGCCGATCTGATCGAGAAACGCGCCCAGGAGATCGCAGTGCTCGAAAGCGTCGATACCGGCCAGGCCATCCGCTTTATGAAATCGGCGGCGGCGCGTGGCGCGGACAATTTCCGCTTCTTCGCGGACCGCGCACCCTCGGCAGCGGACGGCCAGAGCCTGCCCGCGCCCGGTTTCATCAACTACACGCTGCGCCAGCCCATGGGCCCGGTCGGGGTGATTACCCCGTGGAACACGCCGTTCATGCTGTCCACCTGGAAAATCGCACCTGCGCTGGCCGCCGGATGCACGGTGGTGCACAAGCCCGCCGAATGGAGTCCGGTCACGGCGACGCTGCTGGCCGAGATTATGGATGAGGCGGGACTGCCGAAGGGCGTCCACAACCTGGTCCACGGCTTCGGTGAGAGCGCCGGCCGGGCATTGACCGAGCATCCGCTGATCAAGGCGGTGGCCTTCGTGGGCGAGACCACCACCGGCAGCCACATCATGCGGCAGGGGGCCGACACCCTTAAGCGCGTCCACTTCGAGCTGGGCGGCAAGAATCCAGTCGTCGTGTTCGATGACGCTGATCTGGAAAAAGCGCTGGACGCCGTGGTCTTCATGATCTACAGCCTCAACGGCGAGCGCTGCACGTCCAGCAGCCGCGTGCTGATTCAAGAAGGCATTTACGACGAGTTCACCGCTCGCATTGCCGAACGCGCGAAGAACATCCGTGTGGGTGACCCGCTGGACCCTGAGACTGAAGTGGGTCCGCTGGTCCACCCGCGCCACTTCGAGAAAGTCATGGGTTACTTTGATCAGGCGAAGAAGGACGGCGCCACGATTGCCGCGGGGGGTGAGCGGGTTGGGCACGAGGGCAACTTCGTCTCCCCTACCCTGTTCACCGCCGCCCGCAACGACATGCGTATCGCGCAGGAAGAGATCTTCGGCCCGGTGCTGACCGCCATTTCCTTTGTGGATGAGGCCGAGGCGCTGTCTCTCGCCAACGACGTGCAGTACGGGCTGGCCGGGTACCTGTGGACCAATGACCTTACCCGTGCGCACCGCTTCGCTCAGGGGCTGGAGGCCGGCATGATCTGGGTCAACAGCGAAAACGTGCGTCACCTGCCCACGCCCTTCGGCGGCGTCAAGAACAGTGGCATCGGGCGCGACGGCGGCGACTATAGCTTCGAGTTCTACATGGAGACGAAGAACATCGCCATCTCGCTGGGCACCCATAAGACGGCGCGGCTGGGCGTGGGCAGCCCGCAACCAGAGCGGGACCGGGCCGATGGCCGGTTGGCCGAGTGA